Part of the Pangasianodon hypophthalmus isolate fPanHyp1 chromosome 9, fPanHyp1.pri, whole genome shotgun sequence genome is shown below.
CGTCTATGGCGTCATGGTCAAAGGTAGAATCAACAGTGGCGTATATGTGAATTATGCAATATTAAGTGTAATTTGGGGCATTTAAGGTCCTGCTCTGGTGAGTGGAAGACTGTGACCCTCAGCTGTTCAGCTCTATGTTTATTGCACATTGTTTGAAATAGTCAAGTCAGTTTGGATAactgaattaattttaattctgtCTTAAGGGCACGAAGGGAGGATTGGAATGGCGGCTGTTGTGTTGAAAGAAGGGAAGGAGTTTGATGGCATTGACACATGTAGAGTTTTAGCTAACTACCTACCAGTTTATGCCAGACCTCGTTTCATTCGCATTCAGGTAAGCCATGTTTATAACCCAGTACTGCTGATTGCAGTATTTCAGTCTTTCTTTGTATCAAGCTGTAGTTTTTCATcaaaacacatttctctttcAGAGTTCTTTGGAACTCACAGGAACTTTCAAGATGAAAAAGGTGAAGCTGGTGGAGGAGGGCTTTGATCCAGCGCTCATTCGCGACCCACTCTACTTCCTTGATCTAGTTGAAAAGAAATACGTTGCTCTCACTCAGGAAATGTATAATTCAGTGATTGCAGGAGACATTAAACTATAAGTctggaaatgtaaaaatatgagtatactttaaaaatgaaaggttGTTGTATGTGGCCTTGTGAAAAACAATAGCTAATGGTAAACTAGTTGCAGACTAATCTCAGGGAGGAGCCTGGTTTCATCTTTGTCAGTTTTTAATATCCATTGACTAATTCAGTAAACAAACTTTTATGCTGTGACaatgattaataaaatgtagcaTGTTTGTTTGATCATAATGTACATTCTGTTTTATAAGTAATAAATGTACTTATATCATTCAACTGGTTTAAATTTCATTCAGTGGTTCAAGTGTGTTGCCATGAGAAAAGTCCATATCCTAAAGATTTTTCCCCCCCCAGCTCACAGCTGTAATAACCACAGAGCCAGTGTAAGTAGGGCAAAGGCCGACTTGGGGAATGAAGCCTACAGACTTTCTAATGCAGCTCATTTCTGAGTGCAAGTACTTATCAGCTTTACTGCAGCTTGGGCTCTTTTTACCCACCGCTGAGGGTCATTACCCCATGAGATAGCATCAAGCCAACCTTTGTACCTTTTTCACACTGGATACACCTTAACTGTTCTACAGATGTTCACAGTGCTGACACTAGAAGCATGCgacattactttaaaaatgaatttatttaatacagtgGTATATTTAGAAATGTgcagcaaaaaaatatttaaaaaaaaactgaaaacaaaaatgtcagcctcataaagaaaagaaactcaGATTGGGTAGAAGCTGTTTTATATCAAAAGAAAAGAGTACTGATGTGCCTTATTAAATTGTTTACtagtacaaaaatacatttcagggCACACAATACAGCATCCAGTATCACAAAGTACAGGACCACTCCCCACAGCGGCCCCTTCTTAAGTACAGAGTCATTAAATTATTGAAACCGAGCACTTTCCTATTCtgtaaataagaataaaaatgttttgtgttcttacttttaaaaatgccaTTGAGTAGAGATTTATGTATATGATGGtagaaaaggatttttttttttttttcattactgcTAAGTTTAGTTCCAAGGCTCAGGGGTATTAGTGTAATACAAACATAACCAAtgtagtgttttttcttttttacttttttttttttaaagaattttttccccttattagttttttttttttatacaaaataacaaaaatgtacaaaagttcATTTACAGCGAACCAAGGCCATGTGCTAGCAGTATATACAGCTATAATTTAAACATATCCTAGTGTTTTGTGTATCTTTTACTTCATATGCATAGCAGTAAAATAAAGCATACCTGTTCATTAGCCTCGATAACTGGTGTGCTAAATCCAATCCACTAACATGATGGGTTTCAAATGGTGAGAGAATTTAAATATCCTTTATAATTTCACTCAACAACTTAAAACGTAAAGTTTGCATGTggttttgttaaattaaatgttaatatgcAGGTAAGGCATCACTGCTCGCAGTGTAAAGATGGGGAAGTTGGTGTTCTGAACGTAGTAGCAGGTGTCTGGACCTGAGTCGTAGCACATGCATAGATCTCTAGACAGCAGGAGTTTTGCCAGTGTTCATCTATGGTAAAACATCACTAGAAAAGGTCTGTTCAAAATGTAGAGCCCATTTTAAGCCCGTGAAAGTAGTTCATCAGCAATAAGCAGAAAAGTTCTAATCCTTCAGAAACACGTCTTCATAACATTTTAGTGTCCTTCATTCAAGTCCCCAGAAAACAGGCTCAGAATTATGCAGATCCACAGCAGTCCTCACGTACACCCACAAAAGCAAAACACGCATGACCACAGACATCACAAACAAAAAAGGTATGCAttacacttttttgtttgtgaGCATAGATGCAGAActgcaatatttaaaacaaattatttattttcttccttcatttaaattgtcttttctatttttttaaaaaacaatttagaGACAAATGTCAAATGGGATTATTTCAGTCTGTCCGTGGTACTGGTCATGCATTCTTCatttaataaacttttattcCATCCATTTCATATTTGGCAAGCCTTCAAGCACCAAAACAAGAACAATAAGAATGAGTTTTGTGGGGATTCAGCACCAGAAGGAGGTGCTCTCTTTGTCCTCCAACCAAATAAACTCTGTCTTGCAACTGTCCACAAAACGAGAAAAGAATGACTCCATTGTAGAGGGGagcagagaagaggagagaaggggGGGTGGAGGGGGGCTTTCGTAATGTTCTCCAATGACACTTTCAGTAACAGACCAGCTGTCGCCCTCTTCAGAAGTGGTCAATGAGTACAGATACACAGTTAGCGCCCACCAGGTAATTGGGGTCCCCTGGGAGAGATTTATTCTGCCAGCATTTGGGGTCACCTGCAGAGAAATCAGAGGGTAAACAAAGAGAATCTGTAGACAGCCAACGTCactttgtgtttaatgtttaaatcaaTGGCTCTCAAAGTCAGGTCTGGGAACCTCCAGGAGTCCATGAAGTGAAACCAGGGgggctgtgatttttttaaattttatttttattttgttacagtggcagAAACCTACCATTATTCTTTTAATGCATTTGTATATACTggtattacatttattattgagATTTTGTATTGAATGGTAattttgaattgaatgggtttaatccaaatctgaacttataaaaaaaaagttggccgAAAATTAATGTCAGCTTGAACACAATGTATTCTGTGGTTGGAAAGTTCtagtaaaatatttacagctcCAGTAAAAGAATAttataatgtacatttaaataatgagcctaatatctgaatagttggatcatgttcatgaaataagtCTGCACTGAGGGGTCTGTGGAattattttaacagttaaatgGGTCCCTGGCTGtaaaatgtttgagaacccatggtttaaatgattaaatattggAAGAACACTCCAATGTTATAAATGGGAAAAtaaagtttttgtgttttttcccctctgttgaatattttagctttttttttttttttaaatactaaattttAATGCCCTGAATGTGTAAATCTGTTTGCAACAACAGGGTTTTTATGATGAtacagctgaaacatttctttttagcACTGCAAGCATCATATGGAAGAGCAGAAGAGTTAAACTGGAATGGAAACAGAAATAGAATGATAGCCAAGTTGACACCCAAGCTGAATCAGTACCATATCCACCAGGGATGTATCAAccctcttttaaaaaaatttcatacAACTCTGATATGAATGCACTGCACATCAACTGATATCCAAAACTGAGTCTGCTGTCTGAAGGTCTTTGTTACTAAGCTATGCAAAACATCACAAGCATGATGGCAGAGTGctttaacatgcacacacagtgttgAGTCAGTCAGCAGCACATGATTCACATGACTGTGGTGGTCCTCCGAGCTGGTACATCATAACATTATACATACTGTTCCATTCACTCATGTGGTTAACTACGCTGCTTACACAAAACTCACATGCAAATCACACAACCATCTTGTATGCcagactgaaataaaataaataataattttaaatcatCATAGACACTATAGTTAGTGTGCTAATATACAAGTTAGTTAGTGTAGCAACAAGATGTCCTTAAGTGGAGTACACCAGttaagcataaataaatattaaaagaagATAAGCTCTTTGACTGTATGCCATAGTTAAAAAGGCACGTTACATCACATACCAATGAATGTCCCAAAAATAACCAAgttcttattttaattataattcaaCATAGAAATAttggcaatgaaatattttcaattcaaaGTGCAAGTCTCCTTATATTCACTCACTAACTAGTCTAATGTCTGTTCTCCATGTTGGGTTCTCCTCACTTGCCTGCCAACTTGGGATCTGATTGGGAGGTAAAAAGCattttacatcacacactgcctttctctaaaattacagttttttcaTCTTTATAAGCACTGCACTGTGCTTCTGGCAGCAGCACCTTTCACCCTCCTAGCCGCTGCTTCCCATAGGATTACACGTGAaatgtagatttaaaaaaaacacactttcagaGCTATTTAGGTAACTCTGCAGCTGCTCCCATATCAACAGGTTATCACTGCTACAGTTAAACATTACCTACATAACCCAGATAACAAGCTCGCTCAATACTGCACATTAAAGCACCTCCATCACCACACCGGAAACTGTGTCTGGCTGAATATAGATCCAGCACTTTAGATCACCATCAGTCTGATACTTATACGCTATTAGATTGATACATCCCTAATAATCACCAATCACAAGACCCAAAGAATTCCAGAAGGACAGAGAAAGGACAGCGTACCCGACGAGGAGTCGGAGGATTTTAGAGCAAAAGACCAACCATCAGGGGTCATAGACGCACAGTGTGGCAGGCGTAGCTCCACCGGCTTCAGGAACTTCAGACCATGAGGCCCACACATGACCAGGGGGCTGAGCAGAGTTTCACCTGCATGAACACACTCAAGTGAGTGAGGCTTGAAAATGTCTGATGTTTTCCAGAggcattataacagcaaactgCACCAGAATCGGTTTGTTCATCTATTTTAAACACATCAGCATTAATTATTTAACAGGATATCAAGAATGACTAAAGTATGTCTCCATTACACAATGATACAAACCTTTCTCCTTGTCCAGTGGAGGCAGGATACTGTTGTCTCTGCACACTTTAAAGTAGATCTCCTGTTCCACGCTTTCAGGAATGGCTCCCTGGGGGATGATAATACTTACACCCGTCTCGATTGAGCTCAACACCCCGCCGTTACAATTAAAGATGCCCCGTGCTGTGGCAACCACAGTATGTccttcatcatcgtcatcatcatccaGTGCATTGGggctgaaagagaaagagatcatTTACTCTATGCTGAAAGTGATAAAGGGGCCAGAGAAGTGAGGGACACTGGTAATGAGGAGCATATGGTGAGACATTTTACCTGACAGGAATAGCTTTGGGGATAGCATTGACATTGTTGTGCTGATATTTGGGCCTGTTGTCCATAGTGCGAGTGAATGTGTCCACTCCACTATCTGTGTCCAGAGGTTGAGGTGAGAGGTGAGGTTTGGGGTTGTTGTTCACCACGATTGGCTTGGCCTGGGTGTCATTGGGCAAAAGGTTGTGGTTGAATTTAGGGCTCTCAAACTTGCGCTCAAATGGGCGTGCAGTGCTTGTGTAAGGCTTTGGAACATAGCGATTGTAACTGGTGGGAGCAGGGACACTGAGAGTCTTGGGTGGGATGTCAGTGCCATTAACTGGAGATTTTTGGGGAAGGTAGTTGCCTTGGACTGGGTCATCCCGTGTAGGAGGGCGGAGAGTAGACAAATCGGGTTTGCCTTTGGGGGAACTGTGGGGATCTGGGAGAGAGTTCACTGTGAATTACGAGAGAGAAACAACTGTCATTTATTAGAGCTTCACTGGAAAAGTCATCATGTGATCTTGGCTAAACAAAAGGTTTTGCGTTAATACAAATAAGCAATTTGAATGGAAACAGACAATGTGttctaaacacatacaaatacagacacaaaccGAATGCgccaaaggttttttttttttttttttttttttttttggaaagcttGCAAAAAGATTCAAAGGGCATCTGACTGTAACCATAGGTGTGCATTGAGATTGGGATTTAATTAGGCTACCggcttgtttatattttgggaaatagaagcAACTAATTTTGTTAAAGATACAGATATAGTTGCAGATATTTGGCGCACTAAACAGATAAACTGCTTTATAAAATGCACTGCTTAAGAAAGATGTTCAGTGTGTGACTTTAAACTCTTACCCTCTGCGTTGCTGAGTTTGGGCAGAGACGCGGGTGGGATAGCAGGGCCTGACTGACCATAAGGAGCTGGTACTGGGTTAACCTGGGGGACCGGCTCATATCTCTTATCTACAGGGCTCACTTTCTCCCCTGACTCCGTCCTGAAAAGCACGGTTGTTCAAACATATAGTTAATACAGATGCACATTCAAGAATGAATCAGACTGTATTAAAAATTCatgttatttcatattattaaataaaaaaattatcatcACAGTTTATGATATGTCATGATGCAAGAATGCCAACCTAAGCCTGTCATAAACTCAACCAGCTCAGAAATGAAACTGGAAATAGTTTTGCCTGAAAATCGCAAGTCATCCTGTCACATATCCAGTATACTATTTGCTTATCCTGCTATACTGCCATCCTAGTATACCATCATACACCTACACTCAAATTTCTCAAGTGTAATACACCTTTATTATGGTCTATACCTGTTATAAAGGTATCCTAGCTGAGGCTGTGCAGGTTTAGCCAAATCATGGAAGCGATTGACTACAGGCTGAGTCACAGCCTTGTTGTCAAAGCTGCGGCGGTCAAAGTAGGACAGCTGTTTCCTGTAGtactcctcatcctcatcaggGTCGTAGTGGTTGGCACGAACCACGTCATCTCCTAATCGAGACTGGGGTTTCTGTGGCTCCGGAGCCCTATTTAGAGAGGCATGATGAGGGAAAATTAAAATGGACACATTAAGACAAATTTTCTGGTGTCCTACATCTCATGCATTAGCTAAAACCTAAAACACATAAGCAGAGTGCATTGTATAAACCTGTTAATAACCACAAAGCCATCTGAAAGCCACCTTTCTGACATAGAGGATAATCACCACAACATATGTTGACATACAAAACAGCTCGTTTTGGTTACCTATATGCAGGTTTCTCCTGTTCTAGATTGTTGAGAGAGTTGGCCTTGGACACCGGGCCAGGGGCAGTCACAGGTTTGGGGAAATCTGTGGGCTACATCAGAAAAtgacactgatttaaaaataattcatcagTACACCAAATTATGAGACTTATAGCTCAAACCTAGATAAATcccattttgttttgtaatttattaaataaataaataaataaataataaaaaataaataaataaataaataaaaataaaaataaaaataaaataccctGATCCCTGGCACGTCTCCAACCTCCTTGGCTCTGTCTACACTCACAGAGCGCTTGTTCTCAAACATCTTGACCCTGTTGAGAACAGACTGGGGTTTCATGGCAGGATCCTCCTCCTCTGGATCTTCTCTGGGTGGAGGAGGCAACGGTTTGGGAGCTGCAGAGTGTATTGGCTCCCCTGGGGACAGCACAACTTCAGGTTTAGGAGGAGGAACTGGAGGGTCAGAATTCAGAGGTTCATGTTGTCCTGGTTTGTAGCCACGGTTTGGTAGCCCTGGGTTATATGAGGGTCTCAGAGAAGCGTCTCCATAATACTGCTTGGGAGGGTCAGGGGAGCGGGGGTTATTGATGGGGAAGCCATGGGGCTCTGGTTCATAGGGAGAGCGGGCATCATACACAAccgggggaggaggaggaggaggttcCTCATAGCGAACAGGCCCTGGTTTTCCATGCCGTGGTGGTCGGTTATCATACGCCACAGGTGGCTCATCATAGCGAGGCTGAGGAGGGCTATAGTCCCGCGTGGGCCCATCCTCATAGGGGGAGCGGGGCTCGTAGCTCAGAGTGGGAGGCTGGTGGCCCTGAGGATAGCCTGACccagctggaggaggaggaggctggGACGAGGACTGCTGGTCATACTGGGGCCACTGTTCGTCATAATGAGGCACGCGGTTGTCATAGTGCAGGTGCGCATTGTAGTTGTGAGGCTTTGGTTGTGCGTAGCCGCCACCGTCATAGCCGTAAGGCGGGTGGTCGTACTCGCGGTATGGCTGTTTGTCCTGGTACACAGGCTGGTGGCTGTAGGACAGAGAGGATGGGGGAGCTAAAGATTGCGGCTGCTGGGGCTTCATCATGTGATTTACTCGCACAGGCTCATCCACACTGTACAGATCCTTCTTATACATCTGCTGGGaacacaacagcaaacacagaTAAAATAAGTACCTAAGAGATCTTATGCCTTTAAACTGATCTGGAAATTGGCCCAATATAcaagaagagaaataaatcttattaggaaaaaaaaaaaagaaatatttgtaaaacaaaacagcacaagCTGTTCAAAATCACCATAATGCTCTGTCAAAACAGACCAATCATCAAACTCGCACATATCCTTATGCAGAAAAAACAGCTTATACACATTGTGGTAATTATGCAGTTAACAGGCAGATTATCTCAGTTTAACATATCCAGATCTACATACCTATACGATTTGATAAGAAGCCTTTCAGTAATGACAGCCAAAAGAATATTACGTATTCAACTGGAAGACTTCATCAGCTTGAACAAATTTAGGGGAACATTAATTGCTTATTCATGCCTGAAAAGCTACTTTCAAACATTCTGTAGCCTGAAGACAGTAAAATTGTaagaaatgctttaaattatgcATTTAGAGTGAAATGGTAGATACATTTGCTActtaatctcttttttttaatatacattacaaCATTTAAGATGTTATCTTTAATAGAttacattaattcattttatatgGTTATGAATACTGTCTGCAGGTTAGACTGACATGCAGCTACAGACAACCATTCTTGCAAATCAGATAATGTTCCATTTGCAATTCCTTGTTCCACTACATCATCTACAGTGTTCAGTGCAGCTTCTACTTCTATGACAAAATGTGTGCTACTTCTCTTAAATACTACTTCTACAGACAGAACAAGCTAAAAGAAATCTCAACAGTAGGAGCCATGCAAGAGGTAGGAGAGGTGAGAGTGAAGAGACTAATAGTGAGAGGCCTCTTTCCTAAAATCACACAGATGTAACAGGCCTTCTTCCTTTTCCCTCACACATCAGGTGCATGTGTACCAGTCACCCATACTCTTGAGGTGGCAGaggcacacacagcacagatatGGGTGGGCACAGTACACATGCAAACAGCAGAGTGGAAGGAAATAGCATTGTGCAAGAAACAGGCAGCTTGAAAAGAGTGAGCGAGCGGGGCTGAACCAGGCTTAAGCGGGCTGTGCCCGGGTCCAGCTCATGGTGATGCTACTGGTGGTACCTTTGGATGTGGGCTGGGTGCGAGCGACTGGTGGGGGTCGTGTGTTGGGGCCTGAGCGAGCTCAGGATCGGGCTGGGACTCGGGTTCTGGGGCGGGAAGGTTAAGTGAGTCGGCCTGAGCGGTGCCAGTTGGCTCCTTGGATTTCGTACCCGCTAGTGGTGCGGCAGGCTCAACAGCAGGGGGCACTGATGCCACTGCAGGGGGGAAGGAGGGCAGGGCCACAGCAGCCTCAGCCTGCTGTGGAGTACGGGGCACATAGGTTATAGACACATGCTACCAAAAGCACATTCCTATAAGCACACAACCTGCTCTGTGGGTTTTTTACACTAGGTCTTTAATTAATGCTTGACCCCTCCAGGCTGCTAAAtcaaacacactcagtactgccCAAGAATCAATGATGGTTAGCGTTATTGCACACAAGTTGGTCATCAACAACAGGAATTAAAGTCTTTAACCTTACAGAAAGCACTGAAGAAACAGactgataaaaaaaaccctagcCATCTCTATTCAGATAGCATTCCTTTGTAAGTATAATAtctgcaataaaatattttcttgtcCTTTTCATGATAAAACCGTTGCACTTGGGGGGCATTACTATGGATTTAGAAACCcattaaaatcaaaatcaaatccaTCACTTGGTGAATGCCAAAAGTGTTTAATAAATCTCTCACAATTGCTAGATGAAAAAAATAGATGACTTAAAGATACTAAAGAGGCTGACTCAAATTAGaccttttatttcttaaaaaaaaaaaatactgaaatagcTAAAAATAAAGTCACCTGTAAAGGGTGGATTTATTCAAGTGCCCCTTGTAAAAGTAATACCACCTGAATAGGGCCTTTAAtatattgcacaaaaaaaatatatcccaAAATAAGAGCATGTAAATGTACAACATATCAACTTGCTGATGACATTTCACATTCCAAGTGCACGTATTAGTTCAGAACGGAACTGAATGTCTACCACTGAATGCTGGAAAACCTTCACAGACAACAAAACAGCTTCATGCATTACAATTACAACTTCATAAACTGAAGCTTCACCACAGAGCACACTGGCATGACTTGTGTACCGTACCTGCTGGGGAGCAGGAATCTTAAATCCAGCAGGCTCGATGCGGTTCATGGGCTCAGGTTGGGGAGCTGCATGCTGGTAACTTGGGTAGGCTGGCACGTCTTGGATGACGGGTGGATCCTCTCGCACAGGCTCTGAAGAGCGGGTGATAGCAGGCTCAGTGGGTAAGCCCACCTCATCGTTCAGGGTCTCATCCAGCTCCTGGTCTGTATAGGCACCTCCCTCAGTGTCCGTGTCCTCGTAGTCAGACGTGTGGCGGCTGTCGGTGCTGTACATGCTGTACTCGCTGCCTGGCGCTGAGAGGTAGGACAAGCGGTCATCATGGATGTCTAAGTCATCCTCTGGAGCTCCGTCAGCCTGGAAATGGCAATGT
Proteins encoded:
- the tjp1b gene encoding tight junction protein ZO-1 isoform X13; amino-acid sequence: MEETVIWEQHTVTLHRAPGFGFGIAISGGRDNPHFQSGETSIVISDVLKGGPAEGLLQENDRVVMVNSVSMDNVEHAYAVQQLRKSGKNAKITIRRKRKVQVPTGRHGERETMSEHDEDDDSYEDEIYEVRSGRSGYGGGGATGRRSARGERQGTRRERDRERSASRDRSLSPRSERHSVSSNLASRPAKVTLVKSRKNEAEYGLRLASHIFVKDISPESLAARDGNIQEGDVVLKINGTVTENLSLIDAKKLIERSKGKLKMVVQRDERATLLNIPDLDDSIPSANASDRDDISDIHSVASDHSNRSHDKKKSSRSRSPDRRSEPSDHSRHSPPQISNGRATRFVVHRIRPVSHRSRDEDRISKPLPLPAKMVEETHKALEQTGTREEKQLPPLPEPKPVYAQPGQPDVDLPVSPADAPVPSVAHDDSILRPSMKLVKFKKGESVGLRLAGGNDVGIFVAGVLEDSPAAKEGLEEGDQILRVNNVDFANIIREEAVLFLLDLPKGDDVTILAQKKKDVYRRIVESDVGDSFYIRTHFEYEKESPYGLSFNKGEVFRVVDTLYNGKLGSWLAIRIGKNHQEVERGIIPNKNRAEQLSSVQYTLPKTAGGDRADFWRFRGLRSSKRNLRKSREDLSAQPVQTKFPAYERVVLREAGFLRPVVVFGPIADVAREKLSREEPDIFELAKSEPRDAGTDQRSSGIIRLHTIKQIIDRDKHAVLDITPNAVDRLNYAQWYPIVVFLNPDSKQGVKNMRTRLCPESRKSARKLYERALKLRKNNHHLFTTTINLNNMNDGWYGALKETIQQQQNQLVWVSEGKADGAPEDDLDIHDDRLSYLSAPGSEYSMYSTDSRHTSDYEDTDTEGGAYTDQELDETLNDEVGLPTEPAITRSSEPVREDPPVIQDVPAYPSYQHAAPQPEPMNRIEPAGFKIPAPQQQAEAAVALPSFPPAVASVPPAVEPAAPLAGTKSKEPTGTAQADSLNLPAPEPESQPDPELAQAPTHDPHQSLAPSPHPKQMYKKDLYSVDEPVRVNHMMKPQQPQSLAPPSSLSYSHQPVYQDKQPYREYDHPPYGYDGGGYAQPKPHNYNAHLHYDNRVPHYDEQWPQYDQQSSSQPPPPPAGSGYPQGHQPPTLSYEPRSPYEDGPTRDYSPPQPRYDEPPVAYDNRPPRHGKPGPVRYEEPPPPPPPVVYDARSPYEPEPHGFPINNPRSPDPPKQYYGDASLRPSYNPGLPNRGYKPGQHEPLNSDPPVPPPKPEVVLSPGEPIHSAAPKPLPPPPREDPEEEDPAMKPQSVLNRVKMFENKRSVSVDRAKEVGDVPGIRPTDFPKPVTAPGPVSKANSLNNLEQEKPAYRAPEPQKPQSRLGDDVVRANHYDPDEDEEYYRKQLSYFDRRSFDNKAVTQPVVNRFHDLAKPAQPQLGYLYNRTESGEKVSPVDKRYEPVPQVNPVPAPYGQSGPAIPPASLPKLSNAEVNSLPDPHSSPKGKPDLSTLRPPTRDDPVQGNYLPQKSPVNGTDIPPKTLSVPAPTSYNRYVPKPYTSTARPFERKFESPKFNHNLLPNDTQAKPIVVNNNPKPHLSPQPLDTDSGVDTFTRTMDNRPKYQHNNVNAIPKAIPVSPNALDDDDDDEGHTVVATARGIFNCNGGVLSSIETGVSIIIPQGAIPESVEQEIYFKVCRDNSILPPLDKEKGETLLSPLVMCGPHGLKFLKPVELRLPHCASMTPDGWSFALKSSDSSSGDPKCWQNKSLPGDPNYLVGANCVSVLIDHF
- the tjp1b gene encoding tight junction protein ZO-1 isoform X14; the protein is MVNYQKYITVMQLALGVTAINRDRSLPPRKHMWIFPKHEKDKYGPAVYYPKIHGYIPTPDTFSLGAESESSVQGKPSLRRIKGRIHRSKSLDSIDLLDSNSAAMEETVIWEQHTVTLHRAPGFGFGIAISGGRDNPHFQSGETSIVISDVLKGGPAEGLLQENDRVVMVNSVSMDNVEHAYAVQQLRKSGKNAKITIRRKRKVQVPTGRHGERETMSEHDEDDDSYEDEIYEVRSGRSGYGGGGATGRRSARGERQGTRRERDRERSASRDRSLSPRSERHSVSSNLASRPAKVTLVKSRKNEEYGLRLASHIFVKDISPESLAARDGNIQEGDVVLKINGTVTENLSLIDAKKLIERSKGKLKMVVQRDERATLLNIPDLDDSIPSANASDRDDISDIHSVASDHSNRSHDKKKSSRSRSPDRRSEPSDHSRHSPPQISNGSHRSRDEDRISKPLPLPAKMVEETHKALEQTGTREEKQLPPLPEPKPVYAQPGQPDVDLPVSPADAPVPSVAHDDSILRPSMKLVKFKKGESVGLRLAGGNDVGIFVAGVLEDSPAAKEGLEEGDQILRVNNVDFANIIREEAVLFLLDLPKGDDVTILAQKKKDVYRRIVESDVGDSFYIRTHFEYEKESPYGLSFNKGEVFRVVDTLYNGKLGSWLAIRIGKNHQEVERGIIPNKNRAEQLSSVQYTLPKTAGGDRADFWRFRGLRSSKRNLRKSREDLSAQPVQTKFPAYERVVLREAGFLRPVVVFGPIADVAREKLSREEPDIFELAKSEPRDAGTDQRSSGIIRLHTIKQIIDRDKHAVLDITPNAVDRLNYAQWYPIVVFLNPDSKQGVKNMRTRLCPESRKSARKLYERALKLRKNNHHLFTTTINLNNMNDGWYGALKETIQQQQNQLVWVSEGKADGAPEDDLDIHDDRLSYLSAPGSEYSMYSTDSRHTSDYEDTDTEGGAYTDQELDETLNDEVGLPTEPAITRSSEPVREDPPVIQDVPAYPSYQHAAPQPEPMNRIEPAGFKIPAPQQQAEAAVALPSFPPAVASVPPAVEPAAPLAGTKSKEPTGTAQADSLNLPAPEPESQPDPELAQAPTHDPHQSLAPSPHPKQMYKKDLYSVDEPVRVNHMMKPQQPQSLAPPSSLSYSHQPVYQDKQPYREYDHPPYGYDGGGYAQPKPHNYNAHLHYDNRVPHYDEQWPQYDQQSSSQPPPPPAGSGYPQGHQPPTLSYEPRSPYEDGPTRDYSPPQPRYDEPPVAYDNRPPRHGKPGPVRYEEPPPPPPPVVYDARSPYEPEPHGFPINNPRSPDPPKQYYGDASLRPSYNPGLPNRGYKPGQHEPLNSDPPVPPPKPEVVLSPGEPIHSAAPKPLPPPPREDPEEEDPAMKPQSVLNRVKMFENKRSVSVDRAKEVGDVPGIRPTDFPKPVTAPGPVSKANSLNNLEQEKPAYRAPEPQKPQSRLGDDVVRANHYDPDEDEEYYRKQLSYFDRRSFDNKAVTQPVVNRFHDLAKPAQPQLGYLYNRTESGEKVSPVDKRYEPVPQVNPVPAPYGQSGPAIPPASLPKLSNAEVNSLPDPHSSPKGKPDLSTLRPPTRDDPVQGNYLPQKSPVNGTDIPPKTLSVPAPTSYNRYVPKPYTSTARPFERKFESPKFNHNLLPNDTQAKPIVVNNNPKPHLSPQPLDTDSGVDTFTRTMDNRPKYQHNNVNAIPKAIPVSPNALDDDDDDEGHTVVATARGIFNCNGGVLSSIETGVSIIIPQGAIPESVEQEIYFKVCRDNSILPPLDKEKGETLLSPLVMCGPHGLKFLKPVELRLPHCASMTPDGDPKCWQNKSLPGDPNYLVGANCVSVLIDHF